Proteins encoded by one window of Superficieibacter sp. HKU1:
- the erpA gene encoding iron-sulfur cluster insertion protein ErpA: MSDDVALPLQFTDAAASKVKNLIADEDNPNLKLRVYITGGGCSGFQYGFTFDDQINDGDMTIEKQGVGLVVDPMSLQYLVGGSVDYTEGLEGSRFIVTNPNAKSTCGCGSSFSV, encoded by the coding sequence ATGAGTGATGACGTAGCGCTGCCCCTGCAATTTACCGATGCAGCAGCCAGCAAAGTAAAAAACCTGATTGCCGATGAAGATAACCCGAATCTGAAATTGCGCGTCTATATCACCGGCGGTGGTTGCAGCGGCTTTCAGTACGGTTTTACCTTTGACGATCAAATCAACGATGGCGATATGACCATCGAGAAGCAGGGCGTGGGCCTGGTGGTTGATCCTATGAGCCTGCAGTATCTCGTCGGCGGTTCGGTTGACTATACCGAAGGGCTGGAAGGGTCCCGCTTCATTGTGACTAACCCGAATGCCAAAAGCACCTGCGGCTGCGGATCGTCGTTCAGCGTTTGA
- the fhuA gene encoding ferrichrome porin FhuA: MARYKTAQPNSSLRKIAVVVATAVSGMSVYAQAAVQPKEDTITVTAAPASQESAWGPAPTIAAKRSATTTKTDTPIEKTPQSVSVVTSEEMEMHQFQSVKEALGYTPGVTVSSRGASNTYDFVIIRGFSSVGLNQNNYLDGLKLQGNFYNDAVIDPYMLERVELMRGPTSVLYGKSNPGGIISMVSKRPTTEPLKEVQFQVGTDSLFQTGFDFSDALDDDGVYSYRLTGVAHSANEQQQSSESQRYAIAPSFSWRPDDKTNFTFLSYFQNEPETGYYGWLPKEGTVEPLPNGKRLPTDFNEGASNNTYSRNEKMVGYSFEHGFDDTFTVRQNLRFAEMKTSQKSVYGTGIAADGHTLNRGTVVDDERLQNFSVDTQLESKFATGAVDHTLLTGVDFMRMRNDIDATFGSAPSIDLYNDYSPQYFAFSGTEPYQMNESKQTGIYVQDQAEWDKWVLTLGGRYDWSQQATTVRQNSYTPTEGYIERNDHQFTWRGGINYLFDNGITPYFSYSQSFEPSAFDLWSVPRVSYEPSKGEQYEAGVKYVPKDMPVVVTGALYQLTKTNNLTADPNNPLGQVPAGEIRARGVELEAKAALNANINMTASYTYTDAEYTKDTSLKGHTPEQVPKHMASLWGDYTFNEGALSGLTLGTGGRFIGSSYGDPANTFKVGSAAVMDAVVKYDLGRFGMAGSSVAVNVNNVLDREYVASCFQTYGCFWGAERQVVATATFRF, encoded by the coding sequence ATGGCGCGTTATAAAACTGCTCAGCCAAACTCCTCGCTGCGTAAAATCGCAGTTGTAGTAGCCACAGCGGTTAGCGGCATGTCTGTTTATGCACAGGCAGCGGTTCAACCGAAAGAAGACACCATTACCGTAACCGCAGCGCCTGCCTCACAGGAAAGCGCGTGGGGGCCGGCTCCGACCATTGCCGCGAAGCGCTCCGCCACGACCACCAAAACGGATACGCCGATCGAAAAAACGCCGCAGTCCGTTTCTGTCGTGACCAGCGAAGAGATGGAAATGCACCAGTTCCAGTCGGTGAAAGAAGCGCTGGGCTATACGCCTGGCGTGACGGTAAGCAGCCGTGGCGCATCCAATACCTATGACTTCGTGATCATCCGTGGCTTTTCCTCGGTTGGCCTGAACCAGAATAACTACCTGGACGGCCTGAAGCTGCAGGGTAACTTCTATAATGATGCGGTGATTGATCCGTACATGCTTGAACGCGTTGAACTGATGCGCGGCCCGACCTCCGTACTTTATGGTAAAAGCAATCCTGGCGGTATTATCTCGATGGTCAGCAAACGCCCGACCACTGAGCCGCTGAAAGAAGTGCAGTTCCAGGTGGGAACGGACAGTTTGTTCCAGACCGGCTTTGATTTCAGCGACGCGCTGGATGATGATGGCGTGTACTCCTACCGCCTGACCGGTGTGGCCCATTCTGCCAATGAGCAGCAGCAAAGCTCGGAATCACAGCGTTATGCCATCGCGCCGTCATTCTCATGGCGTCCGGATGACAAAACGAATTTTACCTTCCTGTCTTATTTCCAGAACGAGCCGGAAACTGGTTATTACGGCTGGCTGCCCAAGGAAGGAACGGTTGAGCCACTGCCTAATGGAAAACGTTTACCGACCGATTTTAACGAAGGCGCGTCGAACAACACCTATTCCCGTAACGAGAAAATGGTGGGTTATAGCTTCGAACACGGCTTTGACGACACCTTTACCGTGCGGCAGAACCTGCGTTTCGCTGAAATGAAAACCTCGCAGAAAAGCGTCTACGGCACCGGGATCGCGGCGGATGGTCACACCCTGAACCGCGGGACGGTGGTGGATGATGAGCGTCTGCAAAACTTCAGCGTCGATACCCAGCTGGAAAGCAAATTCGCCACCGGCGCGGTCGATCACACATTGTTGACCGGGGTAGATTTCATGCGCATGCGTAATGATATCGACGCCACTTTCGGCAGCGCGCCGTCCATCGATCTTTATAACGATTACAGTCCGCAATATTTTGCTTTCAGCGGTACTGAACCGTACCAGATGAACGAAAGCAAGCAGACCGGGATTTACGTGCAGGATCAGGCGGAGTGGGATAAGTGGGTGCTGACGCTCGGCGGTCGCTACGACTGGTCTCAGCAGGCTACCACGGTGCGTCAGAACTCTTACACGCCGACCGAAGGCTACATTGAACGTAACGACCATCAGTTCACCTGGCGCGGCGGGATTAACTACCTGTTTGATAACGGCATCACGCCATACTTTAGCTACAGCCAGTCGTTTGAGCCGAGCGCCTTCGATCTGTGGAGCGTGCCGCGTGTTTCCTACGAGCCGTCAAAAGGCGAGCAGTATGAAGCGGGCGTGAAATACGTACCGAAAGATATGCCGGTCGTCGTTACTGGTGCACTGTATCAGCTGACCAAAACCAATAACCTGACTGCCGATCCGAATAATCCGCTGGGACAAGTTCCGGCCGGTGAAATTCGCGCGCGGGGCGTGGAGCTGGAAGCCAAAGCGGCGCTGAATGCCAATATTAATATGACCGCCTCTTATACCTATACCGATGCGGAATATACCAAAGATACCTCGCTGAAAGGCCATACCCCGGAGCAGGTGCCTAAGCATATGGCGTCGCTGTGGGGCGATTATACCTTCAATGAAGGAGCGCTTTCCGGCCTGACATTGGGTACTGGCGGTCGCTTTATTGGTTCCAGCTATGGCGATCCGGCCAATACCTTTAAGGTCGGCAGCGCTGCCGTGATGGATGCGGTAGTGAAGTACGATCTGGGTCGCTTCGGCATGGCCGGTTCCAGCGTGGCGGTCAACGTCAACAACGTGCTGGATCGTGAATATGTCGCCAGCTGCTTCCAGACTTACGGTTGTTTCTGGGGCGCAGAGCGTCAGGTGGTTGCCACCGCGACTTTCCGCTTCTAA
- the fhuC gene encoding Fe3+-hydroxamate ABC transporter ATP-binding protein FhuC has protein sequence MQEKITQPDTTFALSDVTFRVPGRTLLHPFSLTFPVGKVTGLIGHNGSGKSTLLKMLGRHQPPSEGDILLDGQPLLSWNSKAFARKVAYLPQQLPQAEGMTVRELVAIGRYPWHGALGRFGVADREKVEEAITLVGLKPLAHRLVDSLSGGERQRAWIAMLVAQDSRCLLLDEPTSALDIAHQVDVLALVHRLSQQRGLTVIAVLHDINMAARYCDYLVALRGGEMIAEGTPETLMRSETLEQIYGIPMGILPHPAGAAPVSFVY, from the coding sequence ATGCAGGAAAAAATTACCCAACCCGATACGACTTTCGCACTTTCCGACGTCACTTTCCGCGTGCCGGGACGCACGCTGCTGCATCCGTTTTCGCTGACCTTTCCGGTGGGAAAAGTCACCGGTCTGATCGGCCACAACGGTTCCGGTAAATCGACGCTGCTCAAAATGCTCGGACGCCATCAGCCGCCGTCGGAAGGGGATATTCTGCTTGACGGCCAGCCGCTGCTGAGCTGGAACAGTAAAGCGTTTGCCCGCAAGGTGGCGTATTTGCCGCAGCAGCTGCCGCAGGCGGAAGGGATGACGGTCCGTGAGCTGGTGGCGATTGGCCGCTATCCGTGGCACGGCGCGTTGGGACGATTTGGCGTGGCCGACAGAGAAAAAGTTGAAGAGGCGATTACGCTGGTAGGATTAAAACCGCTGGCGCACCGGCTGGTGGACAGCCTTTCCGGCGGCGAGCGCCAGCGGGCGTGGATCGCCATGCTGGTGGCGCAGGACAGCCGCTGCCTGCTGCTTGACGAGCCAACCTCCGCGCTGGATATCGCCCATCAGGTCGATGTACTGGCGCTGGTCCATCGCCTGAGCCAGCAGCGCGGGTTAACGGTGATTGCCGTGCTGCATGATATCAATATGGCGGCCCGCTACTGCGATTATCTGGTCGCCCTGCGCGGCGGCGAGATGATTGCAGAGGGCACGCCGGAAACATTAATGCGCAGCGAAACGCTGGAGCAGATTTACGGCATCCCGATGGGAATTCTGCCGCATCCGGCTGGCGCGGCCCCGGTGAGTTTTGTTTACTGA
- the btuF gene encoding vitamin B12 ABC transporter substrate-binding protein BtuF: protein MANVLFRAAALLLLVPAWLSAAPRVISLSPANTELAFAAGIVPVGVSSYSDYPPEAARIEQVATWQGMNLERIVALKPDVVLAWRGGNAERQVNQLTALGIHVMWVESNSIEHIADALRQLAVWSPAPEKAREAAKTLLADYQTLKSRYAQRPKKRVFLQFGMTPLFTSNKNSIQNEVLETCGGENIFADSRVPWPQVSREQVLARQPQVIITTGDARVVPKISQFWQNQLTIPVISLNGDWFERASPRIILAAKQLCDALSQVN from the coding sequence GTGGCTAACGTCCTGTTCAGAGCAGCAGCCCTGCTGCTGCTTGTTCCGGCCTGGCTTTCTGCCGCGCCGCGAGTGATCTCGCTCTCGCCTGCCAATACCGAACTGGCGTTTGCCGCCGGGATCGTGCCTGTCGGCGTCAGCAGCTATTCCGACTATCCCCCGGAGGCCGCCCGCATTGAGCAGGTTGCCACCTGGCAGGGAATGAATCTGGAGCGTATCGTCGCCCTTAAACCTGACGTGGTGTTGGCCTGGCGCGGCGGCAACGCTGAACGTCAGGTAAATCAGCTCACCGCCCTCGGGATCCACGTGATGTGGGTAGAAAGTAACAGCATCGAACACATCGCTGACGCGCTGCGCCAGTTAGCAGTCTGGAGTCCTGCGCCGGAAAAAGCCCGCGAAGCGGCGAAGACGCTGCTTGCTGACTACCAGACGCTCAAATCCCGCTATGCGCAGCGGCCAAAAAAACGGGTATTTCTTCAGTTTGGTATGACGCCATTGTTTACCAGCAATAAGAATTCGATTCAGAACGAGGTGCTCGAAACCTGCGGCGGCGAAAATATTTTTGCGGACAGCCGCGTGCCGTGGCCGCAGGTTAGCCGCGAGCAGGTGCTGGCCCGCCAGCCGCAGGTCATTATTACCACCGGCGACGCGCGCGTTGTTCCGAAAATCAGCCAGTTCTGGCAAAACCAGCTGACTATCCCGGTAATCTCCCTGAACGGCGACTGGTTTGAACGCGCAAGCCCGCGTATTATCCTCGCCGCAAAACAACTCTGCGACGCGCTCTCACAGGTAAATTAA
- the hemL gene encoding glutamate-1-semialdehyde 2,1-aminomutase, translated as MSKSENLYSAARQVIPGGVNSPVRAFTGVGGTPLFVERADGAYLYDVDGKAYVDYVGSWGPMVLGHNHPAIRNAVIEATQRGLSFGAPTEMEVKMAELVTELVPTMDMVRMVNSGTEATMSAIRLARGFTGRDKIIKFEGCYHGHADCLLVKAGSGALTLGQPNSPGVPADFAKHTLTCTYNDLASVREAFEQYPQDVACIIVEPVAGNMNCVPPLAEFLPGLRALCDEFGALLIIDEVMTGFRVALAGAQAYYNVVPDLTCLGKIIGGGMPVGAFGGRREVMDALAPTGPVYQAGTLSGNPIAMAAGYACLSEVSRPGIHETLEALTTQLANGLLDAAQEAGIPLVVNHVGGMFGIFFTDAHAVTCYQDVVACDVERFKRFFHLMLEEGVYLAPSAFEAGFMSVAHSEEDINNTIDAARRVFAKL; from the coding sequence ATGAGCAAGTCTGAAAACCTCTACAGCGCCGCGCGCCAGGTGATCCCTGGCGGCGTTAACTCTCCCGTTCGCGCCTTTACCGGCGTTGGCGGTACGCCGCTGTTCGTTGAACGCGCAGATGGCGCGTATTTGTACGACGTTGATGGCAAGGCCTATGTTGACTACGTTGGCTCCTGGGGTCCAATGGTGCTGGGCCATAACCATCCGGCGATCCGCAATGCGGTCATCGAGGCCACCCAGCGCGGATTAAGCTTCGGTGCGCCAACCGAAATGGAAGTCAAAATGGCCGAGCTGGTGACTGAGCTGGTGCCAACCATGGACATGGTACGCATGGTCAACTCCGGTACTGAAGCAACGATGAGCGCCATCCGTCTGGCGCGCGGCTTCACAGGCCGCGACAAAATCATTAAGTTCGAAGGCTGCTACCACGGCCATGCGGACTGCCTGCTGGTGAAGGCGGGCTCCGGCGCGTTGACCCTTGGTCAGCCGAACTCGCCGGGCGTTCCGGCGGATTTTGCTAAACATACCCTGACCTGTACCTATAACGATCTGGCCTCCGTACGCGAGGCGTTTGAGCAGTATCCGCAGGACGTTGCCTGTATCATTGTCGAGCCGGTGGCGGGCAACATGAACTGTGTGCCACCGCTGGCGGAATTCCTGCCGGGCCTGCGTGCATTGTGTGATGAGTTCGGCGCGCTGCTGATTATTGATGAAGTGATGACCGGTTTCCGCGTCGCGCTGGCGGGCGCTCAGGCGTACTACAATGTCGTGCCGGATCTGACCTGTCTGGGCAAGATCATCGGCGGTGGAATGCCGGTAGGCGCGTTTGGCGGTCGTCGTGAAGTGATGGACGCGCTGGCGCCGACCGGACCGGTCTACCAGGCGGGCACCCTTTCCGGCAATCCGATTGCGATGGCCGCAGGCTATGCCTGTCTGAGCGAAGTTTCCCGGCCGGGTATTCATGAAACACTGGAGGCGCTGACCACACAGCTGGCGAACGGCCTGCTGGACGCCGCGCAGGAAGCCGGTATTCCACTGGTGGTGAACCATGTCGGCGGGATGTTCGGTATTTTCTTTACCGATGCCCACGCCGTTACCTGCTATCAGGATGTGGTGGCCTGCGACGTTGAGCGCTTCAAACGGTTCTTCCACCTGATGCTGGAAGAAGGCGTTTACCTGGCACCGTCGGCGTTTGAAGCGGGCTTTATGTCCGTTGCGCACAGTGAAGAAGATATCAATAATACGATTGACGCTGCGCGTCGGGTGTTTGCGAAGCTGTAA
- the fhuB gene encoding Fe(3+)-hydroxamate ABC transporter permease FhuB, whose translation MRQRIAPLSAALLLLLFIAALALTVFNFTQALPRAQWREALWQPNIDVVEQMLFHYSLLPRLAISLLVGAGLGLVGVLFQQVLRNPLAEPTTLGVATGAQLGMTITSLWAIPGVLVSQFAALAGACIVGALVFGVAWGKRLSPVTLILAGLVVSLYCGAINQLLVIFHHDQLQSMFLWSTGTLTQTDWSIVQRLWPQLIGGVMLTLLLLRPLTLMGLDDGVARNLGLALSLARLAALTLAIVLSALLVNAVGIIGFIGLFAPLLAKMLGARRLLSRLLLAPLIGALILWLSDQLVIWLTRVWMEVSTGSVTALIGAPLLLWLLPRLRSMNAPAMNAGDTISAERQHVLRYAIIGLIVLLLAVFAALSFGRDAQGWQWASGEMLSELMQWRWPRILAALFAGILLAVAGCIIQRLTGNPMASPEVLGISSGAAFGIVLMLFLVPGNAFGWLLPAGSLGAAGTLLIIMIAAGRGGFSPHRMLLAGMALSTAFTMLLMMLQASGDPRMAQILTWISGSTYNATERQAVQTLIMMIVLLALVPLCSRWLTILPLGGDTARAVGVALTPSRIALLLLASALTATATLTIGPLSFIGLMAPHIARMMGFRRTLPHIVISALAGGLILVFADWCGRMVMFPFQIPAGLLSTFIGAPYFVYLLRKQSR comes from the coding sequence ATGAGACAACGGATCGCACCACTATCCGCCGCGCTGCTGCTTCTGCTATTTATAGCCGCACTGGCGCTGACGGTATTTAACTTCACCCAGGCGCTGCCGCGCGCGCAGTGGCGAGAGGCGCTATGGCAGCCAAATATTGATGTGGTGGAACAGATGCTGTTTCACTATAGCCTGCTGCCGCGTCTGGCGATTTCACTGCTGGTGGGCGCGGGACTGGGGCTGGTCGGCGTGCTGTTCCAGCAGGTGCTGCGTAACCCGCTGGCCGAACCGACGACGCTCGGCGTGGCGACCGGAGCGCAGTTAGGGATGACTATCACCTCGCTATGGGCAATCCCCGGCGTGCTGGTGTCACAATTTGCCGCGCTGGCGGGGGCCTGTATTGTCGGCGCGCTGGTGTTTGGCGTGGCCTGGGGGAAACGGCTTTCGCCGGTCACGCTGATTCTGGCAGGGCTGGTGGTCAGTCTGTACTGCGGGGCGATTAATCAGCTGCTGGTCATTTTCCATCACGATCAGTTGCAGAGTATGTTTCTGTGGAGCACCGGCACGCTCACCCAGACCGACTGGAGCATTGTCCAGCGGCTGTGGCCGCAACTGATCGGCGGCGTCATGCTCACGCTGTTGCTGCTGCGTCCGCTGACGTTAATGGGGCTGGATGACGGCGTGGCGCGTAACCTCGGTCTGGCGCTGTCGCTGGCGCGACTGGCGGCGCTCACGCTGGCGATCGTCCTGAGCGCCCTGCTGGTCAATGCGGTGGGCATTATTGGTTTTATCGGCCTGTTTGCGCCGCTACTGGCAAAAATGCTCGGCGCGCGTCGTCTGCTTTCCCGCCTGCTGCTGGCCCCGCTGATTGGGGCGCTGATCCTCTGGCTATCCGACCAGCTTGTCATCTGGCTGACGCGGGTGTGGATGGAAGTCTCCACCGGCTCGGTGACGGCACTGATCGGCGCGCCACTGCTGCTGTGGCTACTGCCTCGGCTGCGCAGCATGAACGCGCCAGCGATGAACGCCGGGGATACGATTTCCGCCGAACGTCAGCATGTGTTGCGCTATGCCATTATCGGGCTGATAGTGTTACTGCTGGCCGTTTTCGCGGCGCTCTCCTTTGGGCGTGACGCACAGGGCTGGCAATGGGCCAGCGGCGAGATGCTCAGCGAGCTGATGCAGTGGCGCTGGCCGCGCATTCTGGCGGCGCTGTTCGCCGGGATCCTGCTGGCGGTGGCGGGCTGTATTATCCAGCGTCTGACCGGCAACCCGATGGCCAGCCCGGAAGTGCTGGGGATCAGTTCCGGCGCGGCGTTTGGCATCGTGCTAATGCTGTTCCTGGTACCGGGCAACGCCTTTGGCTGGCTGCTGCCAGCCGGGAGTCTGGGGGCGGCGGGTACGCTGCTGATCATTATGATTGCCGCCGGGCGCGGCGGCTTCTCACCGCATCGCATGTTACTGGCCGGGATGGCGTTAAGCACGGCGTTTACTATGTTGCTGATGATGTTACAGGCGAGCGGCGATCCGCGCATGGCGCAGATCCTGACGTGGATTTCCGGCTCGACCTACAACGCCACGGAACGGCAGGCGGTGCAGACGTTAATAATGATGATCGTTCTGCTGGCGCTGGTGCCACTGTGCAGCCGCTGGCTCACCATCCTGCCGCTGGGCGGCGACACCGCCCGCGCCGTGGGCGTGGCGCTGACGCCGTCGCGTATTGCGCTGTTGCTGCTGGCATCCGCTTTAACCGCCACCGCTACGTTGACCATTGGCCCGCTGAGCTTTATCGGCCTGATGGCACCGCATATCGCCAGAATGATGGGCTTCCGCCGCACCCTTCCGCATATTGTCATTTCGGCTCTGGCTGGGGGGCTGATTCTGGTGTTTGCTGACTGGTGCGGGCGGATGGTGATGTTTCCGTTCCAGATCCCGGCAGGGCTGTTGTCGACCTTTATCGGTGCACCGTATTTTGTTTATCTGTTGAGAAAGCAGAGCCGGTAA
- the clcA gene encoding H(+)/Cl(-) exchange transporter ClcA, with the protein MNVETPSFTCQPEVRQGRGKQIRQLLRRDKTPLAVLLLAALVGTLAGLVGVGFEKAVDGVQALRVGMLADTAHHGFWIWPLAFVSSALLAMVGYFLVRRFAPEAGGSGIPEIEGALEELRPVRWWRVLPVKFIGGMGTLGAGMVLGREGPTVQLGGNVGRMVLDIFRLRSGEARHTLLATGAAAGLSAAFNAPLAGILFILEEMRPQFRYSLISIKAVFTGVIMSSIVFRLFNGEGAVIEVGKLSNAPVNTLWLYLILGMIFGLVGPLFNMLVLRMQDLFQRVHGGNIKKWVLLGGLIGGMCGLIGLIDPEATGGGFSLIPLALAGHYTVGLLLVIFITRVVTTLLCFCSGAPGGIFAPMLALGTLLGTAFGMTAAGIFPAYHLDAGTFAIAGMGALLAASVRAPLTGTVLVLEMTDNYQLILPMIITCLGATLLAQFVGGKPLYSTILARTLARQEAEQSVRPVGENT; encoded by the coding sequence ATGAACGTTGAAACTCCTTCTTTTACCTGTCAGCCTGAGGTCCGCCAGGGGCGTGGTAAGCAGATCCGTCAGTTATTGCGGCGCGACAAAACGCCACTGGCCGTTTTGCTGCTGGCGGCACTGGTCGGTACGCTGGCCGGGCTGGTCGGCGTGGGCTTTGAAAAAGCCGTTGATGGCGTGCAGGCGCTACGTGTGGGGATGCTTGCCGACACCGCCCACCACGGTTTTTGGATCTGGCCGCTGGCGTTTGTCTCGTCAGCCCTGCTGGCAATGGTGGGCTATTTTCTGGTACGCCGTTTCGCGCCGGAAGCCGGTGGCTCTGGGATCCCGGAGATCGAAGGCGCGCTGGAGGAACTTCGCCCGGTGCGCTGGTGGCGGGTGTTGCCGGTTAAATTTATCGGCGGAATGGGGACGCTGGGTGCGGGAATGGTGCTGGGACGCGAAGGGCCGACCGTGCAACTGGGCGGTAACGTTGGCCGCATGGTGCTGGATATTTTTCGCCTGCGCAGCGGGGAAGCGCGTCACACGTTGCTGGCGACCGGGGCGGCGGCAGGGCTTTCCGCCGCATTCAATGCGCCGCTGGCCGGAATACTTTTTATACTGGAAGAGATGCGCCCGCAGTTCCGCTATAGCCTGATCTCCATTAAAGCAGTGTTTACCGGGGTGATTATGTCGAGCATCGTCTTTCGCCTGTTTAACGGCGAGGGAGCGGTCATTGAAGTCGGTAAACTGAGCAACGCCCCGGTTAATACCCTGTGGCTGTATTTAATTCTGGGGATGATTTTTGGTCTTGTTGGTCCCCTGTTTAATATGCTGGTATTGCGCATGCAGGATCTGTTTCAGCGCGTCCACGGCGGCAATATCAAAAAATGGGTATTGCTGGGCGGGCTGATCGGCGGGATGTGCGGCTTGATTGGCCTGATCGATCCTGAAGCGACGGGCGGCGGCTTCTCGCTGATCCCGCTGGCGCTGGCGGGGCATTACACGGTTGGGTTGCTGCTGGTGATTTTTATCACCCGGGTCGTCACCACGCTGTTGTGTTTTTGTTCCGGCGCGCCCGGCGGTATTTTTGCACCGATGCTGGCGCTGGGTACGCTGCTTGGCACCGCGTTCGGCATGACGGCGGCCGGTATTTTCCCGGCTTACCATCTGGACGCGGGCACGTTTGCGATTGCCGGAATGGGGGCGCTGTTGGCCGCTTCGGTGCGCGCGCCGTTAACCGGAACGGTACTGGTGCTGGAGATGACCGATAATTACCAGCTCATTTTGCCAATGATTATTACCTGTCTTGGCGCAACACTACTGGCTCAGTTTGTCGGCGGCAAACCGTTATACTCCACCATCCTTGCCCGGACGCTGGCCAGGCAGGAAGCTGAGCAGTCCGTGCGGCCAGTGGGCGAGAATACTTGA
- a CDS encoding TRIC cation channel family protein: MLVYWLDIIGTAVFAISGVLLAGKLRMDPFGVLVLGVVTAVGGGTIRDMALAHGPVFWVKDPTDLVVAMVTSMLTILLVRQPRRLPKWILPVLDAVGLAVFVGIGVNKAFLAETGPLIAVCMGVLTGVGGGIIRDVLAREIPMILRTEIYATACIAGGIVHATAFYTFGIPLESASMMGMVVTLVIRLAAIRWHLKLPTFALD; this comes from the coding sequence ATGCTGGTCTACTGGCTTGATATCATTGGCACCGCCGTTTTCGCTATCTCCGGCGTCCTGCTGGCAGGAAAATTACGCATGGATCCGTTCGGCGTGCTGGTGCTGGGCGTGGTCACCGCCGTCGGCGGCGGGACGATCCGCGATATGGCGCTGGCGCACGGGCCGGTATTCTGGGTAAAAGATCCCACCGACCTGGTAGTGGCCATGGTCACCAGCATGCTGACGATCCTGCTGGTTCGTCAGCCCAGGCGTCTGCCAAAATGGATATTACCGGTGCTGGATGCCGTTGGTCTGGCGGTGTTTGTCGGTATCGGCGTCAACAAAGCCTTTCTTGCCGAAACTGGTCCGCTGATAGCGGTCTGTATGGGTGTATTGACCGGTGTAGGCGGCGGGATCATTCGCGACGTGCTGGCACGGGAAATCCCGATGATCTTACGCACCGAAATCTATGCCACGGCCTGTATTGCTGGCGGCATCGTTCACGCGACGGCGTTTTATACCTTCGGTATACCGCTGGAAAGTGCAAGTATGATGGGGATGGTGGTCACGCTGGTCATTCGCCTGGCGGCGATCCGCTGGCATCTGAAACTGCCGACGTTTGCGCTGGATTAA
- the fhuD gene encoding Fe(3+)-hydroxamate ABC transporter substrate-binding protein FhuD, which translates to MAMITSITRRRLLTAMALSPLMWQMGKARAASYDPHRIVALEWLPVEFLLALGVMPYGVADVQNYNLWVNDPSLPSSVIDVGLRTEPNLELLAQMKPSFLVWSAGYGPSDEQLAKIAPGRGFTFSDGKKPLTKARGSLVEMAQLIGREAEAEKHLADFERFIDSLAPRFARRGDRPLLMITVMDVRHVLVFGQNCLFQEVLDRYGIKNAWHGESTFWGSTPIGIDRLVAFKDVDVLCFDHGNDAEMQQLAATPLWQSMPFVRNGRFQRVPAVWFYGATLSAMHFARVLDRALGGKA; encoded by the coding sequence ATGGCGATGATAACTTCAATCACGCGTCGGCGTTTGCTGACGGCAATGGCGCTCTCGCCGCTGATGTGGCAGATGGGCAAGGCCCGCGCGGCCTCATACGATCCGCATCGTATTGTGGCGCTGGAGTGGCTACCGGTGGAGTTTCTGCTGGCGCTGGGCGTAATGCCTTACGGCGTGGCGGACGTGCAAAACTACAACTTGTGGGTGAACGACCCCTCCTTGCCTTCTTCGGTCATTGACGTGGGATTGCGTACCGAGCCAAACCTTGAACTGCTGGCGCAGATGAAACCCTCGTTCCTCGTGTGGTCGGCGGGCTATGGTCCGTCGGACGAGCAGCTGGCGAAAATTGCGCCGGGCAGGGGATTCACCTTCAGCGACGGCAAAAAGCCGTTGACCAAAGCGCGTGGCTCACTGGTTGAGATGGCGCAGCTTATTGGCCGGGAAGCCGAAGCGGAAAAACACCTTGCTGATTTTGAACGCTTTATTGATTCCTTAGCGCCACGCTTCGCCCGCCGCGGCGATCGCCCGTTACTGATGATCACGGTGATGGATGTGCGTCACGTGCTGGTATTTGGGCAGAACTGTCTGTTCCAGGAAGTGCTCGATCGTTACGGCATTAAAAACGCCTGGCATGGCGAATCTACCTTTTGGGGCAGCACGCCGATTGGTATCGATCGTCTGGTCGCGTTTAAAGATGTTGACGTGCTGTGCTTTGATCACGGCAATGATGCCGAGATGCAGCAGCTTGCTGCCACGCCGTTATGGCAGTCGATGCCGTTTGTGCGCAATGGCCGTTTTCAGCGCGTGCCTGCGGTCTGGTTCTATGGCGCAACGCTTTCCGCGATGCACTTCGCCCGCGTGCTGGATCGCGCGCTGGGAGGCAAGGCATGA